Within the Anaerotignum faecicola genome, the region TGACCGTACCGCTGATATCATTCGCTTCCGTCAGTGTCGCTTTGGAATATTCCTTCTGGATTGCTTCCACCAGAGCCGTACGCGTGGGACTGTCGATGGACTGCAATTTGATTTCTACGTTATTTGTACCCAGAACCTCCTGAATCTGCGGACTGGATTGATCGGTTACGTCCTTGATAATGGAAATCAGCTTATCATTATCATATTTACCGTTCATATTCAGTTCCATAGAGGTACCGCCTGTAAATTCAACGTCCCAGTTGAGTGCGCCCTTACCTGCCTGTGCATTGGCAATCATAAAGCCAAAACCAATAATAATGACCAGCAGGGAAAGGATAAAGAATTTTTTTCTGTTTTGAATAATCTGCATTTTCCCCACCTCCTTATTTCATTCTCAAGCCGTAATATTTGGGATTCTGCACACCGGCATACATCAGACCGTTCACAATCACACGGGTAATAAAAAGCGCAGTGAACATGGAAATCACAATACCGATCATCAGTGTAGTTGCAAAGCCCTTCACTGTACCACTGCCTAAGAAGAACAGAACCGCTGCCGCAATCAGCGTGGTTACGTTACCATCCAGAATGGCAGGAGTTGCTCTCTTGAAGCCTGCCTTCAGCGCATTGCGCAGGCTCTTACCCAGAACCAGTTCTTCCTTCACACGTTCAAAAATAACGATATTCGCATCTACCGCCATACCTACCGAAAGCACGATACCTGCGATACCGGGCAATGTCAGCGTCACATGGAACAGACTCAGCGCCACCAGCTCCAGGCCAATATAAATCACCAGTGCCCAGTCTGCCGCAAAGCCCAGCAGCTTATAGGCAAACAGCATATAAATCAGTACCAAAGCGATACCGATAATACCTGCCTTAATGCCTGTGGAAAGCGCATCCGCACCTAGTCGCGCACCTACGTTCTTCATCTGAATTACATTCAGGTTAAACGGCAGAGAGCCTGCACGAATGAGGGACGCAAGCTGTTCTGCCCCCTCCGCGGTAAAGCTGCCCGTAATCATTGCCTGTCCGTTTGTGATTGCTGTCTGAACAGTCGGCGCACTGATTACCTCATTATCCATAATGATATAAATCTGCTTACCAATATTGTTCGAGGTTGCCTCAGCAAATCTTTCCGTCCCCTCTTTGTTGAACTCCAGTGCAACATAGGGCTGAGAAGCACCGTTTTTGCTTGTGGAACCAACCTGCTTGGTTGCATCCTTTACCATATCACCTGTCAGCAGCACATTGCCGTCCTCATCTGCAAAGGAAAGCTGCGCGGTCTGTCCGATTTCCTGAATGGCTTCCTCCGCATCCTCCACACCGGGAATCTGCACGCGGATACGCTTGTCCCCCTCACGGG harbors:
- the secD gene encoding protein translocase subunit SecD, yielding MKMKGRMMLLLTLIVAVALSAISYKGIGSKKALSVHRIEQGLDLSGGVDIVYEADQKSVTDDEMKAAISLLQGRLDWKGWTEAEVAREGDKRIRVQIPGVEDAEEAIQEIGQTAQLSFADEDGNVLLTGDMVKDATKQVGSTSKNGASQPYVALEFNKEGTERFAEATSNNIGKQIYIIMDNEVISAPTVQTAITNGQAMITGSFTAEGAEQLASLIRAGSLPFNLNVIQMKNVGARLGADALSTGIKAGIIGIALVLIYMLFAYKLLGFAADWALVIYIGLELVALSLFHVTLTLPGIAGIVLSVGMAVDANIVIFERVKEELVLGKSLRNALKAGFKRATPAILDGNVTTLIAAAVLFFLGSGTVKGFATTLMIGIVISMFTALFITRVIVNGLMYAGVQNPKYYGLRMK